From the Pirellulales bacterium genome, the window CACAATATCGCAAAAGCGGAACGTACGACTGCCCAAGGGGAGGTGCAGGATCGGACCCGCTCTGCCACTCGAATTGCTCGTGCTCGAAATGCCAGTCTGGGCGGTCTAGATGTGATACGCAACCGCCAATGGATACGTACTTCAGGTTTGGCGAGCGGTCAAACGAGAAAGCGCGGGAATTGCCAGTTCGCGGCGAATTGGCACGTCACTCGGGGAGCTGATGCCCCATTTTCTCGCGCTTCGTGGCCAGATAGCCGGCGTTATGCTCGTTGATAGGCGGCAAAATCGGCACCTGATCGACGACCTGCAGATCGAAGCCGCCGTAGATGAAGGCGTCGGTCTTTTTGGGGTTGTTGGTCAAGAGTCGGACCTTGGTCAGCCCCAGATCCTTGAGCAATTGAATGCCCACGCCGTAGTCGCGGGTGTCGGCCTTGTAGCCCAGCGCCAGGTTGGCCTCGACCGTGTCGAGCCCCTCGTCCTGCAGGCGATAAGCTTTGAGTTTTTCGATCAGTCCGATGCCGCGCCCTTCCTGGGGCAAGTAGACCAGCACGCCGGCTCCTTCGTTGCCGATCATTTGCAACGCCATCTGCAACTGGTCGCCGCAATCGCAGCGCAGCGAGCTGAGCAGATCGCCGGTGAAGCAAGACGAGTGCAAGCGCACGAGCGGTGCCGTGACCTTCGACAGGTCGCCCATCACCAGCACGATCGGCTCCTGGCTTTCGTAGCGTACGCCATAGGCGATGATCTCGAATTGGCCGTACCGCGTCGGCAAGCGCGCCGGCTCGTTCAATCGATAAACCAGCTTCTCGCTGCGGCGGCGGAAGCGAATCAACTCTTCGATCGAAATGATTTCCAAATGATGCTGCGCGGCCAGGCCGAACAGCGCCTCGCGGTCGGCCCGATTGCCATAGGCGTCGAGGATTTCACACAACACGCCCGCTGGCGATAGCCCCGCCAGCCGCGCGAGATCGACGGCGGCCTCGGTGTGGCCGGCGCGGCGCAGCACGCCCCCTTCCTTGGCGATCAACGGAAACAAGTGGCCCGGCCGGACGAAATCGGCCGGAGTGCTGTGCGGATCCACGAGCGCACGAATCGTGGTGGCCCGTTCCTGCGCCGTGATGCCGGTCTTGGCCGTGCGGTGATCCACCGGCACGGTAAAAGCCGTGCCCAAGGGAGCCGTGTTCGTTTCGACCATCGGCCCCAGCTTCAGCCGCTCGCAGGCCTCGGGCAAGAGCGGCATGCACACCTGCCCGCGACCGTGCGTTATCATGAAGTTGACGGTCTCGGGCGTTGCTTTCTCGGCCGCACAGATGAAGTCTCCTTCGTTCTCGCGATCCTCGGCGTCGACCACGATGACGAGGCGGCCGGCGGCAATCGCCGCTACGGCTTTTTCGATCGAAGAGAAGCGGGTAGACATCAAAGCTTCCTGAAAAACGAACGTCCACGAGAGACCCGACGCACAAGCCCGGCGACGATCTGCCGGGCCGGGGAGTAATATTGGATTATAGACGTGGCCGGTCGCCTCGCTACGGTCGGGCACCGGCAACTTCCACCGAAAAACCGCGTAAAACTGCCTGAGGATTCGCGTTATAGGGCCGCCGATGCTGGATCGTGAGGAATACGTCGAGCAGGCCTATTTCTTCCGGACTCTTGGCGAGCGCGCCGAGCAGAAACTGGCCACCCAGGACCTGCTGAAGTCGGTGCGCGAAGAAATCCTGGCCACCACGAAGCTTCCGCTGGCGATCGATTTTCTGGCCAGCGAGTTGAATCTGACGGGCGTGTTCGGTCCGGCCATGGCGCGGCTGCCGCACTATTTCACGCCGTTTCAGACATTCGTGGTGCAGGCGGCGGAGAACGAGCGCGGCAAATTCGATTTCGCCGTGGCTTTGTCGATACTGGAGCGCGAGGCGCTGTACCG encodes:
- the ribA gene encoding GTP cyclohydrolase II, which translates into the protein MSTRFSSIEKAVAAIAAGRLVIVVDAEDRENEGDFICAAEKATPETVNFMITHGRGQVCMPLLPEACERLKLGPMVETNTAPLGTAFTVPVDHRTAKTGITAQERATTIRALVDPHSTPADFVRPGHLFPLIAKEGGVLRRAGHTEAAVDLARLAGLSPAGVLCEILDAYGNRADREALFGLAAQHHLEIISIEELIRFRRRSEKLVYRLNEPARLPTRYGQFEIIAYGVRYESQEPIVLVMGDLSKVTAPLVRLHSSCFTGDLLSSLRCDCGDQLQMALQMIGNEGAGVLVYLPQEGRGIGLIEKLKAYRLQDEGLDTVEANLALGYKADTRDYGVGIQLLKDLGLTKVRLLTNNPKKTDAFIYGGFDLQVVDQVPILPPINEHNAGYLATKREKMGHQLPE